TGATATTGCCGAGCTCTCATCAAGTATGATTAAGGGACTCACCGGTCCTAAAGGCTGGGAATCCATTGTTCGACGCTATGTTCCCGCCCCCGTCATGGAGAAACTTCAGGATAGAGTTAGTTAAAAATTCCTAACATTCACCAGATTTGCACGTATAGTGCACACAGTAACGCTTCTAGCTACAGGATATAGCCGCAAATAATTCATGGATCACGAAACACTCTCAGCCGCAGTTGAAGAAAATTACACATGGATCAGCCGTGTAAAACAAGAAATGGCAAAGGTCCTTGTCGGGCAAAGTGAACTTATTGACTCACTGTTAGTTGGCCTCCTCACCAATGGCCATATTCTCCTTGAGGGTGTTCCGGGTCTCGCAAAAACTCTCGCCATCAAATCTCTAGCCGGCTGTATGCAGGCAGATTTCGCACGGCTCCAGTTTACCCCTGACCTGCTACCAGCAGACCTAGTCGGCACGATGATCTACAACCCCCAGGAAACGAGCTTTTCTGCCAAGCTGGGTCCGATTTTCAGCAATCTTATTCTCGCTGATGAAATCAACCGTGCCCCAGCAAAAGTCCAGTCTGCTCTATTGGAAGCCATGCAGGAGAGACAGGTCACCATTGGCGATAAGACCTACCCCCTGCCGGATCCCTTCCTAGTTCTCGCTACACAGAACCCGATCGATCAAGAGGGCACTTATACCCTCCCTGAGGCTCAGCTGGACCGTTTCCTGCTTAAGGTCACCGTTGGTTATCCTAGCAAGGAAGAAGAACTCTCCATTCTCGACAGAATGGCGACCTCCGAGAAAGCCCCTTCCACATCTGCGGTTGTTGATACGGAGACGGTGTCCAAAAGCCGTAAACTTGTGAACGAAATCTACATCGACCCGGCCGTAAGAGAGTACATTGTAGAGCTAGTGCACTGCACAAGACAGCCTGGCAAGGTAGATACGTCACTGGCTCCACTGATTCGCGCAGGAGCCTCACCACGCGCCACGATCAACATGGCATTGGCAGCCAGAGCCCGTGCTTTCATGCAGGGTCGCGCCTTCGTCACTCCTCAGGACGTCAAAGATCTCGCACTGAATATTTTCCGCCATAGAATTCTGCCAAGCTATGAGGCTGAGGCAGAATCCATCAGCAACGACACTATTGTTGAACGTATCCTCCAACGCGTTGTTGTCCCCTAACTGATCTCCGACCCATGCTTAGAGTACTGACTATATCCTCTCTATCAGTGGCCCTCACTGCGTGTTCAGGGCTCGTAAAGACTAAGAGTCAAGATAGTGTATCTATCAAAACTCCAGGCAATTGGCATGCCGTCTCCAAAGGGCAGCATGGAAAAATCTCGACAGGTTGGCTCAGTGACTTCGATTCAAAAGAGATGAAGAAATTCGTCTACGAAGCCGTCTCCAACAACCCATCGCTCAATGCCAGTGCTGCAAGACTCAGAGCGACCAGGGAAGGAACCATCGGAGCCTATGCGGACCTATTACCCCGTGTTTCAGCCTCGTCATCCGGCTCACGCTCTAGAAGTCCAAACGAGCCGGGCCCATCGGTGACTTCATCGAGCTACAACCTTTCACTCAATGCATCCTGGGAACCTGATATCTGGGGGAGGCTAAGAGATTTACAACAGGCAAACTATGCCGGCTATTTAGCTTCAGTTGAAGACTACCGTGCAGCACGCCTCTCACTTGCTGCCAATACCGCCAAGGCTTGGTGTAACCTGATTTCTGCTGAAAGTCAGCTAGAGCTGGCGCGCGTGACACTAGCCAGCTTCCAGAAGAACAACTCCATCGTAGAGCGCAACTACAAGGCGGGTGTCCCCGGCACACGGGCTTTAGCTGTTCAGTTAAGCCGTAACAACGTGGCTTCTGCCCAACGCTCAGTATCTTCTAGACTACAGGATAGAAACCAAGCTGCGCGACAGTTAGAGCAATTGGTCGGCCGCTATCCAGCTGGACTCGTCAAAGGCGCCAAGGAGCTCCCCAAGATGAGGGAGAATATTCCATCCGACATCCCAGCTTCACTTCTCCTAAGGCGTCCGGATCTGGCTGCTGCTCAGTATCAGGTTTTTCAGTCCGCCAAAATCGCTGATGCCAGCCAAAAGAATCTGTTGCCATCAATCAGCCTAACAAGTAGAGCTTCGACTTCATCTCGACGCTTCGGCGACATTTTTAACCCGCAATATATCGCCTCCAGCGTGGCTGCCTCCCTCGCCCAGACAGTCTATCAAGGCGGTGAACTCAAGGCAAATGCCCGTGCAGCTCTTGATAGAAACAGGGCGTCCATTCATGATTTCAGCACCAGGGCTATCGCTGCATTTAGAGAGGTAGAGGACGCGCTCGAAGCCGAGCGCTCACTCAAAGAGCAAGAGGAGTTTCTTCTTGTGGAAGTAAAGCAAGCTACACTAGCTGAGAGATCAGCAGAGCTCGACTACTCCGAGGGGGTTGACGACTCGGGAATTCTCGAAATCCTGGAATCACAACGGAGAGCCAATAACGCTCGCGCATCACTCATCGCCCTCCGTAACAGGCGCATCCAGAACAGGATAGACCTACACCTAGCTCTCGGAGGAGACTTCCACACCGAATCCAAGTAAACAGGCTTTAAAGTTTTCCTCGCAATCACTCCGGCCATCCACCAATCTCCACGCATCAGTTATGTTCACTCCAAAATGGAAAAAGGAAGCCAAGATGCTTCACAAGGGCTCCAAGAAGTTTCTTCACTACAAGAGAGACCTCCTCAAGGAAGACCGAATCTCTGAGATCGAAGCTCGCCGCTTGGACCTCAAGAAGGCCATCAAGGGCAAGGACAAGGAGGCCGCTCTTGAAGCCGGAAAACAGCTACAGGCCACCTGTGAAAACGCCCTGCCCCGCTACAAGGGTCCAGACGCACTCACTGAAAACGTCGAGGTCTTTTTTGTAGCCATTGTGATCGCCCTTGGCCTGAGAACTTATTATCTCCAGCCTTTCCGGATCCCCACGAATTCCATGAAGCCTACACTCAACGGCTTTATTGGTGAGGAGCTATCACAAGACAAGTGGCCAGCCTACCCTATTCGTATTGCACAAATCGCGACACATGGTCGCGACTACATTTCAGTAAAAACTGACAAAGAAGACAAAATTGTCGACCTCAAGGAATATCAGGCACTCCATTTCTTTACGCGTACAAAGATTGTATTCAGCAGCGGACGTACTGAAACGGTGCCCGGCTCAGCTCGCGCACTGATTGATGTGATGAACAGAGATGAGATCACAAAACTAGCAGGCATTAAGTTGGCACCAGAGGACGACGAAAACTTCATGAAAGTTTTGATGCAGACCACGCTTCCAGCAAATTTCACGGTTGCCGAGGGTTACGTGAGCTCAGGTGACCTAGTCCTCGTCGACAAGTTTTCCTATCACTTCCGCTCTCCTAAGGCCGGGGAAGTTTTCGTATTCGATACTCGCAAGATCAGAGAAATTCGGGATAAGCCGGGTTACGGTTCTCACTACATCAAGCGCCTCATTGGGGTGCCGGGAGACACTATTGCACTTGAGGGCGGAGAGACTCGCATGAACCCGTACAACGGCATGCCTAAGAAAGAAATCCCTTCTGGAAGAAGCATCTACTACGATACGCAAATATACCGGAACGGTAAGAAAATGACCGCACCTGGGGTGCTGAGAGTCGAGTCCAAAGAGGGCTACTACGACGGGTACTCCACGATGGATCGCCTCAAACGTGGAAGCGAGAATGCTGTCAAACTGGCCTACAAACCATCAACAGGACTCTCTGAGTACTGGGCCATGGGGGACAACTCACAAAACTCATCAGATTCACGCGATTGGGGCACAGTGAAAGAATTTAACGTGCTTGGCCCTGCCCTATTCTCACTCTGGCCATTCGGTTCAGGGCATTGGGGAATTATCAAATAAGACCTATGTCTGAAGCCAGTGAAATCACCAAGAAAGCCAAGTCCAATTTGGCTTTCGCCTTTGCCTGCCTGCCTCGAGACAGACGAGCAGACATGGTGACCTTTTATGCTTTCTGCCGGGTGATTGATGATCTGGCCGATGATCCCGATATCCCTAAAGACGACAAAATTGCTGGCTTAGAGTCGTGGAAAGCCTGTTTCACCTCTCCTCCTGAGAATCTTGATGCATTGCAGCAAGATATGCTGGAGATCAGGGATCGCTATGCAATCGATAACCAGCTGTTCCTTGAGCTCATTGCAGGCTGCGAATCCGATCTAAATCCCAACCGTCGGTTTGGTTCTTGGGAAGAACTGGAAAAGTACACCTACCGGGTAGCTTGCTGTGTAGGCCTCATCTCGATTAAGATTTTTGGCTGCAAACACAAAAAATCAGAAGACTACGCCGTAGCTCTAGGCCACGCCCTCCAACTTACGAATATCCTTCGTGATGTGGGTGAAGATCTCGACGACAATGTGCGGGTCTATTTGCCGGAAAATGACATGATACGCTTCCAGTATACTGAGCGTGACCTCATTGGCCGCGTTTATGATGGTAGGTTCATCTCCATGATGAACTACATTGCAGATCGTGCTGAGGCTTTCTATCAGGAAGCTGTCGACAGTCTTCACCCTGACGACAAATCAGCCCTGAAATCCGCTGAAGCCATGCGTAAGATCTACCACGCGATCCTCGTTAAAATGCGTGGTGATCACTTCAACGTGTTTGAGAAACGCTACACACTCTCCAAGCCCAGAAAAATCTGGTCACTACTCACCACCTTTGGTGGCATCGGCTAAAAAAGTCTGGCCGTTCTCACCCCCAAAAGTTAAGACATTAGACATGAAAGCCACATTCACCCTCTGTGCCGCAGCTGCTTTATCCCTGTTAATCTCATCTTGCTCCGCACCCAATGGCATCGTTGATTCTGCCGTTGATTTCGACGACAACTATCCGATGGGATATTATCATAAAAACGGCTACGTTATCAGCCCTTATAAGCCACATAACATTATGAATGTGAAAGGCATGACTTCCGGGCACTTGGCAAGAGACCCCTCGACTGCGGATGTGGATCCGACTACAGGCAAACCTATCATGAAGACCGCCAAAATCTTCCGCATCCCAGAGCCGCCTGCTCGTAAAGCAGCAGCAAACTAAACCGATTTTTCAATCAAACAAAAAAGGCCACTCGAAATAGTGGCCTTTTACTTTTTACAGCTCGTATCTCTGCAAATGCTATTCCTGAATACCCGGGATTTCCGGTTCAGGGGCTGGAGTGTCATCTGGAGGAGACACGTCTGGCGCTTCGTCAGGTGGTTGAATGCCAGGGATTTCAGGATCAGGAGCAGGCTCATCTTCTGGCGATTCAGGCTCTACAACAGGTGGAGCACCTGGAGCCAGAGGCACGTTAGCCGTCAACATCCCCTGAGGCACAACGGCTGCGTTCGATACGTAACCTACTTCACCCGTCATGGCTTGAACTTGAATGAAGTTACCTTCTGGAGTGAGCACCTTAAGCACAACCCCCTGCGCTAAAACTCCCTTGGGTTTCGTGCTAGGCCCTGGCTTGCTTGCATAAAAGGCCGTATTGGGAAGTGAAGTTTCCACATAATCTCCAGCCATTAAACCACCATTGATGTCGGCATCTCCACTAGATGGTGTGCTCGACGTAAAACTTGATCCACCGGCCAAGTCTAAGGGGTTAATCCCTGATCCACCCTCAAGAGGTTGATTCAATTTCCCGCAACTAACACAAGCTGTGATAGGACCTAAATAGAGTAAAAAGCTCGAAAGACGCATACTAGTATAATGCGTTGATTTCTAAGGTTGGTCAACGGTTTCCTTCCACTCGTTTTAGCCCCTTCAAATAGGATCTGAGACCGACCCGCCAATCAGGGACTTCTAATCCTGACGATACTAGGCGGGTGGAGCGCATAGCAGTCCACCTGGGTCGCCGCGCCCTAAAAGCTTCAATATCTACCATTTTGCTCGATCTTGGAGCACTGATTTTTGCCGAAACTAGGCCCAGTTCCTCAGCTGCACTTATTACCTCTTGTGCATACTGTAACCAGCTCACTTGTGGTCCAGTGCTAGTTAGGTGTACCAGGCCAGAAAAACCCTCAGCTAACAAATGTGTACACATTTTCACTAGATCGTCAGAATAATTTGGCACTGAGTATTTATCTGAGATGTAGGTGCCCGGCCAGTCCTCAGCAGTCATCTGCCGGAGAACCTGGTCAACAAAGGTCTTCCTGCCCGGTCCAAATATCCAACTCACTCTGGCAACGATGGCACTAGGGTGCGCATGCATAACTGCGCACTCACCCTCTAATTTTGTAACACCGTAATGATTGATAGGGTTCGTGCCTGAGCTTTCGTCACACCATCCTTCCTGCTCCCCATCAAAGACATAGTCCGTACTAAAGTGCACCATCTTGGCTGATCGGGACGCGCATTCCTCAGCCATGATTTGTGGAGCCTTCGCATTAATGCTGGTAGCTAGATCAGGCTGATTCAAACACTGCTCAAGACCTGTCATTCCTGCGCAGTTCAGGAGGACGTCAAATTCACAATTTCGGAGGTGACGCGCAAGATGAGTCCCATCGGCCAAATCTACCTCATCCCGACTCAGTGAGCGGACATCACACTGGCTCTCTTTTAATAGTCTGGTGAACGCTTCACCTAACAAGCCCTTTGCGCCAATTACTAGATACTTCATGCCTAATCAAAATAAAAAGCGCCCATGCTCATATGGAGCTATGGACGCCTCATGAAATCTTATGCTGGCTATTAACCGATATACATTTCCTCACCGAATTCGTCTTCTGCCGATACACCAGCATCACGAATGCCTTCAAGAGTTCTACGGCTACCACGCTTGGTGTTCGGACCTGCTACTTTGTTTTTGACGGCATCAACAACTGTAGGAGTCAAGGCTGCCACGCCAAGGCATGCGAGGGAAAATGCGATAGGGCGACGAGCGCCGCGGTGCATCATGTCGCCAACCAAGATCCCAGCTGCCAAACCCAGAAGAGTCGGAGCTGCTGCAGAAGATTTATCCATCCAGTTTTTAGGTGACTCGGAGTGTCCGTATTCCATAAAGGAAACTTAACCTCAGACTAGCCAATAAAAAAAGCTCAAATCTGGCTCATTATGACTTTTCCTAGGATTCATGCCTGATACTCCTAGCTCATGGCAAACACCTATGCACTGATTCTCGCAGGCGGAAGCGGCACACGCTTCTGGCCACTTTCTCGTGATTCCAGACCTAAGCAGCTTCTCAATCTTTTTGGAGACAACACCTTACTGAATCAGACGATCAGCCGCCTAGAAGGCCTGATTCCTAAAGAAAACATCCTGATCCTCACGAATGAGCTGCAGATTGACGCGGTTCGCCAAGTTGCCAGCGAACTACCTGCTGAGAATATTTTTGCAGAGCCCGCCAAGCGTGACACCGCCCCGGCCGTTGCTCTGGGCATTGGTTTGGTTGCTGCACGTGATCCCGAGGCCACCATGGTTGTCTTGCCCGCTGATCAGCTGATTCAGGACGTGGACTCCTTTCAAAACGTCCTCAGCGATGCCGTGACAACCGCACAGAACAATCACGCACTACTCACCATCGGCATCAAGCCCACCTGGGCCTGCCCATCTTTCGGCTATATTGAGCGAGGCCAACGCTTCCAAGGTGCTGAGTCTGCGCTTGAAAACCCTCCGTTCGAGGTGATTCGCTTCCGTGAAAAACCAAACCCTCAGCTTGCTGAACAATTCATCGCCCAAGGCAATTTCGCCTGGAACGCAGGTATGTTTATTTGGTCGATTCCGACGGTCATCCAAGAACTCTCTGAGCACACTCCGGAACTCGCAAAATTTATCGGAGAATTGAGAAACTCCAGTGACATCAATGCGACAGTCGCTGCACAATTTCCTAGCCTCACCCCTATCTCCATCGATTACGCTCTGATGGAAAAAGCCTCACGAGTGCTCAACATTGAAGCTTCCTTTGACTGGGACGACGTTGGCTCCTGGATCTCCGTTGCCAAATACCTGAACGAAGACGAACAGGCCAACCGAACGAATACAGAACTCATCGAGGTCGACTCCCAAAACAACATCGTGTTCACAAAGAACAAAGAGAAGAAGATTGCCCTGCTGGGTGTTGACGACCTCATCGTTGTTGAGACGGATGACTCCATCTTGATCGCCAATAAGCATCAGGCCGACGATATCAAAAAAATCGTCTCCAAGCTCCCACCGGAACTCAAGTAGTAGGTAGCTACGATCTATTTCGCGAGGTAGATCTTCTTGTAGTACTCATCAGCCATGCGGTCTGAGTCGAAGAATGGGACCACGTCACTCATGCTATTATGCACCAGTTTCCACCATTGGTCGGGCTGGTCATAATACATGGGTAGCATTTCTGTATTCAAGATTTGGTAGAACCCCCGCATATCATGGTGGTCACGAGCTTCATCTGTAAGGCTGCGGTCGGCTTCTGGAATAATAAATGCATTGTGCCCGTGGTCAGCAAACTCACAAATCCAGCCGTCATAGGTAGAGCAATTGACACTCCCATTCATGGCAGCAGACATACCAGAGGTTCCTGAGGCCTCTCGCGTAACAATCGGATTATTGAGCCACACATCAGAGCCATCCTTGAGTAATTTCGAAAGAGACAACTCATAACCAACAAGTACCGCCATGTTTTTATGGTGGTTTGATAGCTCGCAAAGACGATTAAATTGATTCACCGCTCCTTGGTCTGTCGGGAACGGCTTGCCCGCCCAGATCACTTGAACTGGCTTGTTAGCCCTCTCTAACATCTTCACGAAGCTCTCAAGATCTCTGGTTATTAGGTCAGCCCTTTTGTAGCCCGCAAACCTTCTTGCCCATACAATAGTGAAGACATCAGGGTCAAACAGACGCCCCGTCTGATTAGCCACTTCATCAAACAACTTCGCTTTCAGTCTCCATTTGCGTGAGGCGATGGCTGGATAATCTCCTTCCAACCTTGCGGCCTCGAGCTTGGCGTCCACCCAGTACTTCTTATTCTGCGCATTGGTAACATGGGAAATTTCGCAGACACCTTTCGCATCCTTCCACATCGCACGAGCTACATGCCCATGAAGCTCCGATACGGCATTAGCCAACTTGCTCACACGCAAGGCTACCAATGTATGATTAAAGGTGTCGCCATGAATCCCTGTAACCTTCTTGAGCGTATGATCATCCAATCCGGAGAAGAAGGTGAACTTCTTGAGTAAATCGTAGGATGTCTTCTCATTCCCTGCTTCTACTGGGGTATGAGTCGTGAATACAAATTTCTTGCGCACGGATTTGAGTGAGCCACCTTTCTTGAGCTCATAGAAGACCGATGACAAGGCGTGAGCCTCATTGAGGTGCCAAACATCAGGGTCCACTCCCAATTCCTCTAGCAGCTTGGCACCTCCCACTCCAAGAAGTATATACTGAGCAATCCTAGTTAACTCATCTGCATCATAAAGCCTATACGAGATAGTTCTAGAAATGTGGTCATTCTCTTCAATATCTGTCGTCAGAAAAAACATCGGCGCCGTACCAAAAGTTTCTGATGGAAGATAATACGCCTTCACCCAGACATGGTGACCATGTACGGGTATGGTGAACTTAATGCCGGTATCCTTCAGGAAATGATAGACCTTTCTCCTGTGAGCTACCGCCATCCCCCGGCTCTCTGAACGTACTTGATTGTAATAGCCATAGGACCACAGGATACCAATCCCTGCCACATTCTGTTTCAGGTCATGAGCACTGCGCATGTGTGATCCAGCCAAAAACCCAAGACCTCCAGAATAAATCTTCAACACCTGATCCAAGGCAAACTCCATGGAGAAGTAGGCAACACTTTTCTTGTAGCTAGAAGCTATCTTGTAATGTGGCTGATAGGGCTTGGGTAAATAGCTCATGGTATAGGCTGAGGGGTATGCAATTAGACTATAGTTAGCTTGATACTACGCATTGGTCAAAAACCATTTATATGCCAGACCTTCTTTATCTGAATAGGTGCAATACGTAGCAATATCTTCACTTCTCAACCTCGTGGATGAAAGCGGTTATGAATATTCTTCAGCCGCTTTTGATCAACATGCGTGTAGATCTGAGTCGTAGAAATATCCGCGTGACCAAGCATCTCCTGAATCACGCGGAGGTCAGCACCATTCTCGAGTAAGTGAGTCGCAAATGAATGGCGGAGCAAATGGGGGTATAGGTTCGTTTCAATACCTGCATTCTTAGCCCTTTCCTTTACAATATCTCTTACTCTATCAGGACTGAGCGGCCCACCACGCACAGAGATGAAGATATGTGAGGATGTCTTTGGGCCAACAAGCTGCGGTCTCTCCAGACGAAGGTAGGACTGTACGCAATCCATGGCGGTCTTCCCCACGGGCACCACCCTTGTTTTGTTACCTTTGCCGGTGACTCGAATGAACGCTTCATCCATATCTAAATTTTCAAGTCTAGCCGTGCATAATTCAGACAGCCGCAAACCAGAGGCATAAAACAACTCCAGAATGGCCCTGTCACGCTTGCCCAAGCGTTTATTGAGATCAACTGATTCGAGCATGCCTTTGACCATATTCGCATCCAGTGAATCTGGTAGCGACTTCTCCACCTTTGGCGACAACAAAGGCTCAGCAATATCTGCCACCAAGACGCCACGCGAAGCGAGGAAACGCGAAAATATCTTCAAATGCACCGTTAGTATGCGAAGAGACGAATTCCCCAACCCCTCATTTTTTCTGAAGCCAAGATAGTTAGATAACTCCTGGGTTCCCAAGTCATACAGAGAGAGGCCTTTGTCGTTCAGCCAGAGATCAAGCCCCTCCAAGCTTTGGCGGACGGAATCCTGATAGGCCTGTGAAAGCCCCCTCTCTGTAGCCAGATAGAGAAGAAACCCAGATATGTGTTGTCTGATGTCACTCATGGGTCAATAGGGCCTACGATCCGCTGGCTCCCTGAGCCAGGCTCACATGCTATCAACAATGGAGAGGTGCCGTCCATCCAGAATAAAAACTGCCTCCAATCTAGTCATCTGGCCACTCTGGTTTTCTAGCAGTTCTCTTGGAGGAATCAGATCAAGCGCTGAAATGCTCAGCTAAAATATCCCTCAGACCTTTGGCGTCTTGCTCATCGAATGAGGCTAACTCGGTAGAATCTACATCAAACACAGCCAAGAGATTCCCGTTTTGATCGAGCACTGGAACCACGATTTCGCTCCGAGAGCGCGCATCACAAGCAATGTGACCTGGAAAGGTGTGCACATCCGCCACTACCTGTATCTCCTTGGTTTCAGCAGCCTTACCGCAGACTCCTTTTCCGAAAGCAATTCTCAAACAACCCGGTGTTCCCTGATAAGGCCCGATGACAAGTCCCCCATCCAGAGCGCGGTAGAAACCAGTCCAATAGTAGTAATCAAAGGTAGTGTGTAGCACAGAGGCAATGGAAGCCATCTTGACGACGACGTCTGTCTCCCCTGACAGGAGACCGCGTAGCT
Above is a genomic segment from Rubritalea squalenifaciens DSM 18772 containing:
- the glgP gene encoding alpha-glucan family phosphorylase — protein: MSYLPKPYQPHYKIASSYKKSVAYFSMEFALDQVLKIYSGGLGFLAGSHMRSAHDLKQNVAGIGILWSYGYYNQVRSESRGMAVAHRRKVYHFLKDTGIKFTIPVHGHHVWVKAYYLPSETFGTAPMFFLTTDIEENDHISRTISYRLYDADELTRIAQYILLGVGGAKLLEELGVDPDVWHLNEAHALSSVFYELKKGGSLKSVRKKFVFTTHTPVEAGNEKTSYDLLKKFTFFSGLDDHTLKKVTGIHGDTFNHTLVALRVSKLANAVSELHGHVARAMWKDAKGVCEISHVTNAQNKKYWVDAKLEAARLEGDYPAIASRKWRLKAKLFDEVANQTGRLFDPDVFTIVWARRFAGYKRADLITRDLESFVKMLERANKPVQVIWAGKPFPTDQGAVNQFNRLCELSNHHKNMAVLVGYELSLSKLLKDGSDVWLNNPIVTREASGTSGMSAAMNGSVNCSTYDGWICEFADHGHNAFIIPEADRSLTDEARDHHDMRGFYQILNTEMLPMYYDQPDQWWKLVHNSMSDVVPFFDSDRMADEYYKKIYLAK
- a CDS encoding SDR family oxidoreductase; this encodes MKYLVIGAKGLLGEAFTRLLKESQCDVRSLSRDEVDLADGTHLARHLRNCEFDVLLNCAGMTGLEQCLNQPDLATSINAKAPQIMAEECASRSAKMVHFSTDYVFDGEQEGWCDESSGTNPINHYGVTKLEGECAVMHAHPSAIVARVSWIFGPGRKTFVDQVLRQMTAEDWPGTYISDKYSVPNYSDDLVKMCTHLLAEGFSGLVHLTSTGPQVSWLQYAQEVISAAEELGLVSAKISAPRSSKMVDIEAFRARRPRWTAMRSTRLVSSGLEVPDWRVGLRSYLKGLKRVEGNR
- a CDS encoding phytoene/squalene synthase family protein — encoded protein: MSEASEITKKAKSNLAFAFACLPRDRRADMVTFYAFCRVIDDLADDPDIPKDDKIAGLESWKACFTSPPENLDALQQDMLEIRDRYAIDNQLFLELIAGCESDLNPNRRFGSWEELEKYTYRVACCVGLISIKIFGCKHKKSEDYAVALGHALQLTNILRDVGEDLDDNVRVYLPENDMIRFQYTERDLIGRVYDGRFISMMNYIADRAEAFYQEAVDSLHPDDKSALKSAEAMRKIYHAILVKMRGDHFNVFEKRYTLSKPRKIWSLLTTFGGIG
- a CDS encoding AAA family ATPase: MDHETLSAAVEENYTWISRVKQEMAKVLVGQSELIDSLLVGLLTNGHILLEGVPGLAKTLAIKSLAGCMQADFARLQFTPDLLPADLVGTMIYNPQETSFSAKLGPIFSNLILADEINRAPAKVQSALLEAMQERQVTIGDKTYPLPDPFLVLATQNPIDQEGTYTLPEAQLDRFLLKVTVGYPSKEEELSILDRMATSEKAPSTSAVVDTETVSKSRKLVNEIYIDPAVREYIVELVHCTRQPGKVDTSLAPLIRAGASPRATINMALAARARAFMQGRAFVTPQDVKDLALNIFRHRILPSYEAEAESISNDTIVERILQRVVVP
- a CDS encoding SH3 domain-containing protein, which produces MAGDYVETSLPNTAFYASKPGPSTKPKGVLAQGVVLKVLTPEGNFIQVQAMTGEVGYVSNAAVVPQGMLTANVPLAPGAPPVVEPESPEDEPAPDPEIPGIQPPDEAPDVSPPDDTPAPEPEIPGIQE
- a CDS encoding GAF domain-containing protein gives rise to the protein MEQSKKDLYQLAATQLRGLLSGETDVVVKMASIASVLHTTFDYYYWTGFYRALDGGLVIGPYQGTPGCLRIAFGKGVCGKAAETKEIQVVADVHTFPGHIACDARSRSEIVVPVLDQNGNLLAVFDVDSTELASFDEQDAKGLRDILAEHFSA
- a CDS encoding mannose-1-phosphate guanylyltransferase; protein product: MANTYALILAGGSGTRFWPLSRDSRPKQLLNLFGDNTLLNQTISRLEGLIPKENILILTNELQIDAVRQVASELPAENIFAEPAKRDTAPAVALGIGLVAARDPEATMVVLPADQLIQDVDSFQNVLSDAVTTAQNNHALLTIGIKPTWACPSFGYIERGQRFQGAESALENPPFEVIRFREKPNPQLAEQFIAQGNFAWNAGMFIWSIPTVIQELSEHTPELAKFIGELRNSSDINATVAAQFPSLTPISIDYALMEKASRVLNIEASFDWDDVGSWISVAKYLNEDEQANRTNTELIEVDSQNNIVFTKNKEKKIALLGVDDLIVVETDDSILIANKHQADDIKKIVSKLPPELK
- a CDS encoding tyrosine recombinase — its product is MSDIRQHISGFLLYLATERGLSQAYQDSVRQSLEGLDLWLNDKGLSLYDLGTQELSNYLGFRKNEGLGNSSLRILTVHLKIFSRFLASRGVLVADIAEPLLSPKVEKSLPDSLDANMVKGMLESVDLNKRLGKRDRAILELFYASGLRLSELCTARLENLDMDEAFIRVTGKGNKTRVVPVGKTAMDCVQSYLRLERPQLVGPKTSSHIFISVRGGPLSPDRVRDIVKERAKNAGIETNLYPHLLRHSFATHLLENGADLRVIQEMLGHADISTTQIYTHVDQKRLKNIHNRFHPRG
- the lepB gene encoding signal peptidase I; amino-acid sequence: MFTPKWKKEAKMLHKGSKKFLHYKRDLLKEDRISEIEARRLDLKKAIKGKDKEAALEAGKQLQATCENALPRYKGPDALTENVEVFFVAIVIALGLRTYYLQPFRIPTNSMKPTLNGFIGEELSQDKWPAYPIRIAQIATHGRDYISVKTDKEDKIVDLKEYQALHFFTRTKIVFSSGRTETVPGSARALIDVMNRDEITKLAGIKLAPEDDENFMKVLMQTTLPANFTVAEGYVSSGDLVLVDKFSYHFRSPKAGEVFVFDTRKIREIRDKPGYGSHYIKRLIGVPGDTIALEGGETRMNPYNGMPKKEIPSGRSIYYDTQIYRNGKKMTAPGVLRVESKEGYYDGYSTMDRLKRGSENAVKLAYKPSTGLSEYWAMGDNSQNSSDSRDWGTVKEFNVLGPALFSLWPFGSGHWGIIK
- a CDS encoding efflux transporter outer membrane subunit; amino-acid sequence: MLRVLTISSLSVALTACSGLVKTKSQDSVSIKTPGNWHAVSKGQHGKISTGWLSDFDSKEMKKFVYEAVSNNPSLNASAARLRATREGTIGAYADLLPRVSASSSGSRSRSPNEPGPSVTSSSYNLSLNASWEPDIWGRLRDLQQANYAGYLASVEDYRAARLSLAANTAKAWCNLISAESQLELARVTLASFQKNNSIVERNYKAGVPGTRALAVQLSRNNVASAQRSVSSRLQDRNQAARQLEQLVGRYPAGLVKGAKELPKMRENIPSDIPASLLLRRPDLAAAQYQVFQSAKIADASQKNLLPSISLTSRASTSSRRFGDIFNPQYIASSVAASLAQTVYQGGELKANARAALDRNRASIHDFSTRAIAAFREVEDALEAERSLKEQEEFLLVEVKQATLAERSAELDYSEGVDDSGILEILESQRRANNARASLIALRNRRIQNRIDLHLALGGDFHTESK